From the genome of Nicotiana tabacum cultivar K326 chromosome 17, ASM71507v2, whole genome shotgun sequence:
gaactttttcaataatacggactcgatctcatcgtcttccaaatcgttgcctttgatggcacatgtataggaCGTGatatgttcgttaggatcggtcgtaccgttatatttgggaattacgGGCATACGGAACTTTTTTGGGATCGGTTTCGGGGCCGCGCTcgatggaaaaggcttttgtaaaaaaaatttcgAATCCAACCCTTTCATCATGGGCGGAGCCCCCAGGATCTGATCGATCCTAGCATCATATGTTTCGAAtcttttgtcgttggcttcgactcattttgtgagttcctcgagcagttTAGCAATTTCAGGAGAGGTTCCTGATTTTTGCTCGTTCGGTTTCACTGTGTCGGGCCCCGTTCTGGGGGTTACTTCTCGAAGAAGTGGATTGGAGTTTGGATTACTTCGcatatgagtttggctctgcaactgagctatcgctacttattgggcttgtagcatttcgaaaatcatacgcaagctgaccccgatttcccccgtgctgtgggtgtctcgggctatgggTCGAGCGCCACCCTAAACGCTTCTTTCCTGCTCGGAATGTTGATTCGCTTCTAGAGCTATTCGTGAATTGATATCTactggtacttcggctcgaatttcgggttcCTCGATTCGAGCCTCGTTGCCGTTGTTGGGTAGCCTTTCGGCCACGGgcaccaagttgttggtttcatcctgaaggccggcttcgaggtCGATTGGCGGAGCCATTGCTGGTATGAAGTTGTAAGTTGGAGTGTACTGTATATTTGCATCAAATAATCacttgttatccttagccccacggtgggcgccaaactgtttatccgaaaaatcggataacgttgaatttatgtatggttctaagggcaAGTAGATTCCTTTGATCTGAAAATAACAATACACGTATTTATAGTGCAAACAATAGAAGATGATGAACAAAGATATTTAGTGAGctttagaaagataaacacaatgaATTCTTAATCCCAGCGAAGGTGCCTTCTATTACAATCTATCTtgccttttatagccaaggatcacTACTTTATCTATAGCAACATGATGGAATaatattactagtggaggacccatgatggtgtgTCTCCTCCTTAATTTCCGCAGAGATTCTCTCCTTTGGTGCAGTTATAACAGCTTTTTGTCTGTGAACTCGATACCGACTCGAGCTCCGTATCGGATCGGAACCTCGGCCTTGGTTTCGAGCTAGGTGATCACTTTCGGGTATCAATGTTCGGGACCTGTATCGGTCAATGTTACCTCGGTCGATTTGAACGCCCCGAGCTCGACGCCCCCATCTCAGAATTCGTTCGGGGTCTCCATGAAGATACCCCTTGATTGAAATGCCATCCTCGATCGATCTTCATGACCGAGGATCGGTTTTAACCATATACAACGTGACtctatttaataattatttatgaaTAATTTAGCTTATATGATAAGTAACCTACTATAATATGTTCAATTATATTGATGGTGCAAAACTCTATTTCTTTGCCAGTGTATATACTTAAATCTTTTATAGAATACCTAGTAATTTCATGCTCTGAAAGATAAGGGTGGTCTGAAATCTCTCGTCAGCCATGGTTAGGCTCGTGCATGCGTAAGATATATGGTGAATCGGAGGGTTTCGTGGAAACTTCACTTTGGTAGGACAAACAACACTGCTTCCTTCTATTtctggtatggaatttgaattctAGATGGAATAGAAGCAAAAAAGGGACTTTCTTTTCTCTCCCTTTGCTTGTATACGACAAAACTAATAAGCTTTGAAGATTTTGGATGGGTGTAAAATGTGGACGTAATTCTTAAGAAACAAACACTAGTACTATCTTTAACAAGATTTTGGTACATGGAGTTTGACTCTACAAGGTGATCAAGGGTATGAAAACTTGCCATTTTCTGTTGAGTTTGAAACTTCTATGTCCTCCTAAATGATTGCATTTTCCGCTATTAATTACTCCATTTTATCAGGGTTTGGAAGAAGAAAATTATTCAGTAGTAGTAGCTCAATTATTTGACTAAATTATCATTATATCTTCCTTAGATGAATAAATAATGTCTATGAATAACGAATGGTTATATATATCTTCTCATGATAGTAAATGTGAGATAGGAACAAATAATTATTAGTAATATCTTTTTGGTTTTTTAAAGGTACAACTATTTTCGgataaatatttttgagttaAAGAAAAGGCATGTAATCCATGCAAGAAACATCTCGCGTTCATCCTAAGGTCCGGTGAAGGGCCACGTACACTTTTAAAATGACAGATTAAAAGGACTTAAAATTCCTAATGCCATAAAATCTTCACTAAATTCCAACTATACTTAGAAATACAACTTAGCGGATGGAAATGATATACTATCTTTCTTCAACAGTAGAAAACGCGTAAATTGTCCATATCAGACGCACGGGAGAGAGTGAAATTTTTACTGCTCTTTCAAGTTATAATATAAAACGTAGGCACAATAGAAAATATTGGAGCATGCAATCTTGAGATTTTCTTTTCAACTCCTCTGCTCTTTCCCTGCAGGTTCTTGAAAGTGGAAGCTAGAAGCAGACCAACCTCAAATTCTCTGTTTTAGCTACGTTCTTAATTATTACTAATTCTATTTGATCGAGATGGTTTTCAACATGACTAACGACGAGCTAAAACAGAGAATGAAGGCGTTTTCAATAACGGCAGTTTGGATAATATGCTGGGGATTATTCACTATAAGTGATGTAGGCAATGCAGAAAGGCTTCTGAAAACCGAAGAGCCAACTTACGTTGTAGAGAAAGAGATGAGACAAGGTTTTGCATTACGGCTTCTGCGTTTAATGTGGAATGGAAAGTCCTCTTATGAGCACGTCTGGCCGGTAcgagtatactatatatatatcagAGCTTTGTAACTTCTTTTAATGCTTTGAAGCCCTTTAGCTTGAAAGCTGCTTCACATTAATCACATCCTCTCTACCATGCATGCTCTTTTGATTGATGACTCATCTGAAAGCTTAAACCAGCCATTAATGAGACCGCACTTTTGTATACTTAATTATGTCTTTATTAGAACTTCTCTTCTAAACATGTGAAAATTATTTGGTGTTGTGTGGAAGTGAGACTTAGATCTAGAAACTTCAATTTGTCTGTTCTAGCTTTTAAATGAGATGGTCATACGATTAAGCATGATAGgttctaaattaaaataaacatatTTTTCACATTACTGAcaccaaataaataaaattattttcgtGTATTTGTCCCATGAAAAAGAATCCTTAACCTAAGGAGAATCATGTGTTGAGAGTTGAGACATAACATATAATTAAGTTGTAGTAATCAAATTTGTACTCTCTTTAACCGTTTCAGCTTTGCTTCAAGAATAGAAAGGTATTTAGATGTAACAAACACAAACAAGCATATTATCATGTAAAGTAAACAAACAGAATGCTCGCTAACCATTATGACTATGGTTTTCTTTGGGAGCAGGAGATGAAGTTTGGGTGGAGAATAATAGTAGGATCGATTGTTGGATTTTTTGGTGCAGCATTGGGAAGTGTTGGTGGGGTTGGAGGTGGTGGAATTTTTGTTCCAATGCTAACACTTATTATCGGCTTCGACCCAAAGTCATCCACAGCTATTTCCAAATGTATGTACTATTTGCTACTTTGTCATTTAAAGCCTTAATTATTAAACATATAAATAAACTAAATATGTATACTGACTCTATTAAACTATTTGTTCATTAATTAAAGGCATGATAATGGGAGCAGCTGGATCAACAGTGTACTACAACATGAGGCTGAGGCACCCATCTCTAGACATGCCCATAATAGACTATGATTTGGCCTTGCTCTTACAACCTATGCTAATGCTTGGTATTAGCATTGGAGTCGCCTTCAATGTCATCTTTGCTGATTGGATGGTCACTGTGCTTCTTATCATTCTCTTTGTTGGTAAATCGAGTTATATATACTTTTATACATCAGACACTAATTATATCATGTCACTTAAAATTATGTTATCCATAGTAGAGGAAATTAATTaactagtagtagtagtagtaacaACTTAAAAAACAAGGCCGGGAATTGAACTTGTTAATTACATGCATGTTTAATTAGTACAACAGGTTCAAGCGATTGTCAGTGTGTTAAATTTACTCTATTGATCTAGCCTTTTCAAAATCCTTAACTATATATGTAAATGTTGTAGGTACCTCAACAAAGGCATTGTTCAAGGGAATTGAGACATGGAAGAAGGAAACTTTAATGAAAAGGGTGAGTTTTACACTTGATCACAATAAAGCTCTTCTTTCTCTGTTTTCTTTTTAACTTTAATTTCACGTAATCCTACAACCCCAGGAAGCAGCCAAGCAGTTGGAGTCAGAGTTCAAGCCAAGTGGTGAGTTTTTGGCTTAATTAATTCTAAGAATTTTTAGTTCTGCAATAACAAAGTGTGACTGCATAAAAACAAACAGCAACGTAACACAATTGGAGATCTTAAAAGAAGTGAAAGCAGCATATGTCATAAATATTTAGGATAAAAATAGAGCAGCAGAGACCATGTACAAAACGTAGGACTTTGATGTTTACATCTCTATATATGCTATTATATAGTAACCGTATCCtgaataatataataaaacaagCTAAGGGAAATTCACTGCAGCCACTTAAAATAGACATGTATATTCAAGGTTATTCATCCATCTGATCAAATGCAGAGTCCGAAGGAGAATACAGGCCACTTCCCATTGGTCCATCAGCTTATAATGTAGATGACACTGTAAGTACAGCTCTGTTCATGATATCTAAACTATTTTAAACCGATCTTCTTTTTAACAACTTCACGTGCAtatttacatgttataatataaTTAACCGTACGTTCAAATTTCATCTAGGTTCCCATGCTTCGCAATGTTTACTGGAAAGAATTAGGACTTCTAATGTTTGTGTGGGTGGCTTTCCTTGCAATTCAAATTGTCAAGGTAAGCTAGCTATTTGTGATAATAAACTTCAACTTAATTGATCAAGAAGTAGATTTTGTATTCTCTCAAAACATAGctacttatttatttttttccaatGGTTATCTTTGCTTGCAGACCTACACCGTGACATGCTCCATCGAATACTGGATTTTAAACTTCTTGCAGGTAAACCAGGCAGAATATTAATTTCCAAGAAAGCATTTAACTCGTATATACAATATAGTGTATTTTAACATGCATAATTTGCcttattttctatatatatatattaggtacCTGTTGCTGTTTCGGTATCACTTTATGAAGCAGTATGTCTGTACAAGGGTACAAGGGTGAT
Proteins encoded in this window:
- the LOC107759221 gene encoding sulfite exporter TauE/SafE family protein 3, which produces MVFNMTNDELKQRMKAFSITAVWIICWGLFTISDVGNAERLLKTEEPTYVVEKEMRQGFALRLLRLMWNGKSSYEHVWPEMKFGWRIIVGSIVGFFGAALGSVGGVGGGGIFVPMLTLIIGFDPKSSTAISKCMIMGAAGSTVYYNMRLRHPSLDMPIIDYDLALLLQPMLMLGISIGVAFNVIFADWMVTVLLIILFVGTSTKALFKGIETWKKETLMKREAAKQLESEFKPSESEGEYRPLPIGPSAYNVDDTVPMLRNVYWKELGLLMFVWVAFLAIQIVKTYTVTCSIEYWILNFLQVPVAVSVSLYEAVCLYKGTRVIASKGKEITSWKPHLLFFYCCCGIVAGIVGGLLGLGGGFILGPLFLELGIPPQVASATSTFSMTFSSSMSVVQYYLLKRFPVPYAAYFVSVATIAALVGQHVVRRVIALLGRASIIIFILAMTIFVSAISLGGVGIANMIEKLENKDYMGFDNLCYRS